The following proteins are encoded in a genomic region of Cydia fagiglandana chromosome 26, ilCydFagi1.1, whole genome shotgun sequence:
- the LOC134677376 gene encoding zinc finger protein 431-like isoform X1: MESSALQGADNVCVKTEPREDVHIKHEPTVKAEPLLDYECVKDKPRYENVSIKAEPWCSDVCVKEESLGVSAAHVVCVKEESLDVSAAHNVCVKDEPRYESVSIKAEPWWSDMCVKVESLGMTAAEASYTDHAVKDELVLDPVLVERRVRLAPTALNLPIGVKQSCEFVPWRPYLRDCCVKLERLDVDTLLTVTRSVDCKSPTHVYAGRHKNNTVGNLKANDRGQIPQKKPSENYQCAHCKYATAVKSRLIRHFRKHTNEKTYRCGHCSYADSDKGRFEVHARNHPGQKPYKCEYCSYASSNAAYLRDHVKQHTAEKPYKCDQCSFACWKKCKLKVHARKHTGEKPYKCEHCSYTCAQKYYLQIHLKKHTGEKPHKCGHCSYATYYKNCLLLHLHKHIDLTDFCGRIDEMP, translated from the exons ATGGAGTCGTCAGCGTTACAGGGCGCAGATAATGTTTGCGTGAAGACTGAGCCCCGTGAAGATGTGCATATAAAACATGAGCCAACTGTGAAAGCTGAGCCTTTGCTAGATTATGAGTGTGTAAAAGATAAGCCCAGGTACGAAAATGTGTCTATAAAAGCGGAGCCATGGTGCTCAGATGTGTGTGTAAAAGAAGAGTCACTCGGCGTAAGCGCGGCGCATGTTGTGTGTGTAAAAGAGGAGTCGCTCGATGTGAGCGCGGCGCATAATGTGTGTGTAAAAGACGAGCCCAGGTACGAGAGTGTGTCTATAAAAGCGGAGCCATGGTGGTCAGATATGTGTGTAAAAGTCGAGTCGCTCGGCATGACCGCGGCTGAGGCGTCGTACACCGATCACGCCGTGAAAGATGAGCTCGTGCTCGACCCCGTGCTAGTGGAGCGGCGCGTGCGTCTCGCACCAACAG CTTTAAACCTACCAATAGGAGTGAAGCAGTCGTGTGAGTTTGTCCCCTGGAGACCCTATCTGAGGGACTGCTGTGTGAAGCTGGAGCGCCTTGATGTGGACACGCTGCTCACTGTCACTCGGAGCGTAGACTGCAAGAGCCCGACACATGTTTATGCTGGAAGACACAAAAACAACACAGTTGGGAATCTTAAAGCAAACGATAGAG GGCAAATTCCACAGAAGAAACCGAGCGAAAATTACCAATGTGCCCACTGTAAATATGCAACAGCTGTGAAGTCACGgttaataaggcattttaggaaACACACCAATGAGAAGACATACAGATGTGGACATTGTAGCTATGCTGACAGCGACAAAGGTCGTTTTGAAGTTCATGCAAGGAACCACCCAGGTCAAAAGCCATACAAGTGCGAGTATTGTAGCTATGCTAGCAGCAACGCAGCTTATTTGCGGGACCATGTAAAGCAACACACTGCTGAAAAGCCGTACAAGTGCGATCAGTGTAGTTTTGCTTGCTGGAAAAAATGTAAGTTGAAGGTTCACGCAAGGAAACACACTGGTGAAAAGCCATACAAGTGTGAGCATTGCAGTTATACTTGTgcccaaaaatattatttgcaaATTCATTTGAAGAAACACACTGGAGAAAAGCCTCACAAATGCGGACATTGCAGTTATGCTACGTATTATAAAAATTGTCTGCTACTCCATTTACATAAACACATTGATCTAACGGATTTCTGTGGACGCATTGATGAAATGCCTTAA
- the LOC134677376 gene encoding uncharacterized protein LOC134677376 isoform X2 produces MESSALQGADNVCVKTEPREDVHIKHEPTVKAEPLLDYECVKDKPRYENVSIKAEPWCSDVCVKEESLGVSAAHVVCVKEESLDVSAAHNVCVKDEPRYESVSIKAEPWWSDMCVKVESLGMTAAEASYTDHAVKDELVLDPVLVERRVRLAPTALNLPIGVKQSCEFVPWRPYLRDCCVKLERLDVDTLLTVTRSVDCKSPTHVYAGRHKNNTVGNLKANDRALRDCRTEYTGLIST; encoded by the exons ATGGAGTCGTCAGCGTTACAGGGCGCAGATAATGTTTGCGTGAAGACTGAGCCCCGTGAAGATGTGCATATAAAACATGAGCCAACTGTGAAAGCTGAGCCTTTGCTAGATTATGAGTGTGTAAAAGATAAGCCCAGGTACGAAAATGTGTCTATAAAAGCGGAGCCATGGTGCTCAGATGTGTGTGTAAAAGAAGAGTCACTCGGCGTAAGCGCGGCGCATGTTGTGTGTGTAAAAGAGGAGTCGCTCGATGTGAGCGCGGCGCATAATGTGTGTGTAAAAGACGAGCCCAGGTACGAGAGTGTGTCTATAAAAGCGGAGCCATGGTGGTCAGATATGTGTGTAAAAGTCGAGTCGCTCGGCATGACCGCGGCTGAGGCGTCGTACACCGATCACGCCGTGAAAGATGAGCTCGTGCTCGACCCCGTGCTAGTGGAGCGGCGCGTGCGTCTCGCACCAACAG CTTTAAACCTACCAATAGGAGTGAAGCAGTCGTGTGAGTTTGTCCCCTGGAGACCCTATCTGAGGGACTGCTGTGTGAAGCTGGAGCGCCTTGATGTGGACACGCTGCTCACTGTCACTCGGAGCGTAGACTGCAAGAGCCCGACACATGTTTATGCTGGAAGACACAAAAACAACACAGTTGGGAATCTTAAAGCAAACGATAGAG CTTTAAGGGACTGTAGAACTGAGTATACGGGTTtaatttcaacttga